One stretch of Streptomyces sp. NBC_01363 DNA includes these proteins:
- a CDS encoding MFS transporter, whose amino-acid sequence MTTVSEATPRSATSKDPTTDNRSGRVLALVLAAQFMALLDIFIVNVAAPTIQSELGASGAGLQLIVAGYTITYAVLLITGARLGDLFGHGRAHLAGLGVFTAASLACGLAAGSGQLIAFRLVQGGAAAVMIPQVLSLIQRHFTGEARMRALGAYSAVLATGAAAGQVVGGVLVSADLFGAGWRPVFLVNVPIGLVLLMLGIRVLPREPRTAPGRVQARARGLDLPGLVLLAAAVTLLTVPLVLGQELGWPVWSRVCLAASAGFVAGFVGYESRLAARGGAPLIAPRVLRVPGIARAALRILLVMAINAGFLFAMTLHVQGGLGYSPLRAGLMFAPTALVFGATGLTWRRWSAGLQRALVSGGFVLVAVASVVVGLLMRGGGDGGPALYAAFAVMGVGLALGFSPTLTRALADVRPEDAADASGVLVTVTQLGQLAGVAAFGTLYLNRLDTQGAQGSGHALWVCALGLSVAATAGAAAGLVRRR is encoded by the coding sequence ATGACGACGGTCTCCGAGGCAACTCCACGTTCCGCAACCAGTAAAGACCCCACCACTGACAACCGCTCCGGGAGAGTGCTCGCCCTGGTCCTCGCGGCTCAGTTCATGGCACTGCTCGACATCTTCATCGTCAATGTCGCCGCCCCGACGATCCAGAGCGAACTGGGCGCTTCCGGCGCCGGGTTGCAGCTCATCGTGGCCGGCTACACCATCACGTACGCCGTGCTGCTCATCACCGGCGCCAGGCTCGGTGACCTGTTCGGGCACGGCCGAGCCCATCTGGCCGGGCTCGGGGTCTTCACCGCGGCCTCGCTGGCCTGCGGACTCGCCGCAGGATCCGGGCAGTTGATCGCCTTCCGGCTGGTGCAGGGCGGAGCCGCGGCGGTGATGATTCCGCAGGTGCTCAGCCTCATCCAGCGCCACTTCACCGGCGAGGCACGGATGCGGGCGCTCGGTGCCTACAGCGCGGTGCTCGCCACCGGGGCGGCCGCCGGGCAGGTGGTCGGCGGAGTGCTGGTCAGCGCCGATCTGTTCGGCGCCGGCTGGCGGCCGGTCTTCCTGGTGAACGTGCCGATCGGGCTCGTTCTGCTGATGCTCGGCATCCGTGTGCTGCCGCGCGAACCGCGCACCGCACCCGGCAGGGTCCAGGCGCGGGCCCGCGGGCTCGATCTGCCGGGGCTGGTGCTGCTCGCCGCCGCCGTCACACTGCTCACCGTCCCCCTGGTGCTCGGGCAGGAGCTGGGCTGGCCGGTCTGGTCCCGGGTCTGCCTGGCGGCCTCCGCGGGGTTCGTCGCCGGTTTCGTCGGATACGAGTCACGGCTGGCCGCGCGAGGTGGTGCGCCCCTGATCGCACCCAGGGTGCTGCGCGTTCCCGGCATCGCCCGAGCGGCGCTGCGCATTCTCCTGGTGATGGCGATCAACGCGGGCTTCCTTTTCGCGATGACGCTGCACGTCCAGGGAGGGTTGGGTTACTCGCCGCTGCGTGCGGGGCTGATGTTCGCACCGACCGCGCTGGTGTTCGGCGCGACCGGGCTGACCTGGCGACGGTGGTCCGCAGGGCTTCAAAGGGCCCTGGTGTCGGGCGGGTTCGTGCTCGTGGCCGTCGCCTCCGTGGTGGTCGGGCTGCTGATGCGTGGCGGCGGTGACGGCGGGCCCGCACTGTATGCGGCCTTTGCGGTGATGGGCGTCGGTCTGGCGCTGGGCTTCAGTCCCACCCTCACGAGGGCGCTGGCGGACGTACGTCCTGAAGACGCGGCCGACGCGAGCGGCGTATTGGTGACGGTCACCCAACTCGGTCAGTTGGCCGGGGTCGCCGCGTTCGGCACGCTCTATCTCAACCGCCTTGATACACAAGGGGCGCAGGGGTCGGGGCATGCGTTGTGGGTATGCGCCCTCGGGCTCTCCGTGGCCGCGACCGCAGGCGCGGCGGCGGGTCTCGTACGGCGTCGGTGA
- the rsfS gene encoding ribosome silencing factor: MTATDRSIELINAAAQAAADRLAHDIIAYDVSDVLSITDAFLLASAPNDRQVKSIVDEIEERLQKELGAKPVRREGDRDARWILLDYVDIVIHVQHSEERVFYALERLWKDCPEIPLPEDAVKTRGKAEEHARLTGSTEGEQS; the protein is encoded by the coding sequence GTGACCGCCACGGACCGCTCCATCGAGCTCATCAACGCCGCCGCCCAGGCGGCCGCCGACCGGCTCGCGCACGACATCATCGCGTACGACGTCAGCGACGTGCTGTCGATCACGGACGCCTTCCTCCTGGCCTCGGCCCCCAACGACCGCCAGGTCAAGTCGATCGTCGACGAGATCGAGGAGCGGCTCCAGAAGGAGCTCGGCGCCAAGCCGGTACGCCGCGAGGGCGACCGCGACGCGCGCTGGATCCTCCTCGACTACGTCGACATCGTCATCCACGTCCAGCACAGCGAGGAGCGTGTCTTCTACGCGCTGGAGCGCCTCTGGAAGGACTGCCCCGAGATCCCGCTTCCCGAGGACGCCGTCAAGACCCGCGGAAAGGCCGAGGAGCACGCCCGGCTCACCGGCAGCACGGAAGGTGAGCAGAGCTGA
- a CDS encoding DegV family protein → MSRHVAIVTDSTAYLPPETMERHGITAVPLTVVLGDQALEDGTEISARSLAVALQKRRPVTTSRPSPEVFAAEYRAAAEAGATGVVSLHLSAEISGTYDAALLAAKDAPVPVRVVDTGMVAMALGFCALAAAETAEAGGSLDEAVAAAEKRAAGTSAYFYVDTLDYLRRGGRIGAAQALLGSALAVKPLLQLEGGRIELLEKVRTASKAIARLEEIVAERAGSGCVDIAVHHLAAPERAERLAERLRERVPGLVDLHVSEVGAVIGAHTGPGLLGAVVSPR, encoded by the coding sequence ATGTCCCGCCATGTCGCGATCGTCACCGATTCCACGGCCTACCTGCCGCCCGAGACGATGGAGCGGCACGGCATCACCGCGGTGCCGCTGACCGTCGTCCTCGGTGATCAGGCTCTGGAGGACGGCACCGAGATCTCGGCCCGTTCCCTTGCGGTGGCGCTCCAGAAGCGTCGTCCCGTGACCACGTCCCGGCCGAGTCCGGAGGTGTTCGCCGCCGAGTACCGTGCGGCGGCCGAGGCCGGTGCCACTGGCGTCGTCTCGCTGCACCTCTCGGCAGAGATCTCGGGTACGTACGACGCCGCTCTGCTCGCGGCGAAGGACGCGCCGGTTCCGGTGCGGGTGGTGGATACCGGGATGGTTGCCATGGCCCTCGGATTCTGCGCCCTGGCGGCGGCGGAGACGGCAGAGGCGGGCGGAAGCCTGGACGAGGCGGTCGCCGCTGCGGAGAAGCGGGCCGCGGGCACCTCTGCGTACTTCTACGTCGACACGCTGGACTATCTGCGGCGCGGCGGTCGCATCGGTGCCGCGCAGGCGCTGCTGGGATCGGCACTCGCCGTGAAGCCGCTGCTCCAGCTCGAAGGCGGCCGTATCGAACTGCTGGAGAAGGTACGGACGGCCTCGAAGGCGATTGCGCGCCTGGAGGAGATCGTCGCGGAACGGGCGGGCAGCGGATGCGTGGATATCGCCGTTCACCACCTGGCGGCGCCCGAGCGGGCCGAGCGGCTTGCCGAGCGGCTGCGTGAACGGGTGCCGGGTCTGGTCGATCTGCATGTGAGCGAGGTGGGAGCGGTGATCGGTGCGCACACCGGGCCCGGTCTGCTCGGCGCAGTGGTCTCGCCGCGCTGA
- a CDS encoding helix-turn-helix transcriptional regulator, with protein sequence MTPADVGMAPGLRRRTPGLRREEVAQLSGVGVTWYTWLEQGRPINASPQVLDAVARTLRLDASEREHLYHLAEVACAPGRQDDVVEVGPEIQGIIDALDPHPAVVYNTRYDVLATNPAYRDLFAVPEIMGTGIRNVLWTLFTMSEESCPVVHRAQELPIMVATLRGAYGRHTGEPAWESFVEQLSAASPYFAELWRSGNVALPGPRVKTFRHWASTGEIRMTSVSLSVNGLPECRIVAYTPADEESKERVAALRRRREGGTQRSRPLPGTGS encoded by the coding sequence GTGACCCCCGCCGACGTGGGCATGGCACCCGGACTGCGCCGCCGCACCCCGGGCCTGCGCCGCGAGGAGGTCGCGCAGCTCTCCGGCGTCGGTGTCACCTGGTACACCTGGCTGGAACAGGGCCGTCCGATCAACGCGTCACCGCAGGTGCTGGACGCCGTGGCGCGCACGCTCCGGCTGGACGCGTCGGAGCGCGAACACCTCTACCACCTGGCGGAGGTGGCCTGCGCACCCGGCAGGCAGGACGACGTCGTCGAGGTGGGGCCGGAGATCCAGGGCATCATCGACGCGCTCGATCCGCACCCTGCCGTGGTCTACAACACGCGATACGACGTCCTGGCCACCAACCCCGCCTATCGCGACCTGTTCGCCGTCCCCGAAATCATGGGAACGGGGATACGCAACGTGCTGTGGACGCTGTTCACGATGTCCGAGGAGTCCTGTCCCGTCGTCCACCGGGCGCAGGAGCTGCCGATCATGGTGGCCACGCTGCGGGGCGCGTACGGGCGCCATACGGGCGAGCCCGCCTGGGAGTCGTTCGTCGAACAGCTCTCGGCCGCCAGCCCGTACTTCGCCGAGCTGTGGCGCAGCGGGAACGTCGCCCTGCCCGGACCGCGGGTGAAGACCTTCCGGCACTGGGCGTCGACCGGGGAGATACGGATGACCTCGGTGTCGCTGTCCGTCAATGGGCTGCCGGAGTGCCGGATCGTGGCGTACACCCCGGCCGACGAGGAGAGCAAGGAGCGGGTGGCCGCGTTGCGGCGACGCCGGGAGGGGGGAACGCAAAGATCCCGCCCCCTGCCGGGGACGGGATCTTGA
- a CDS encoding LCP family protein — protein sequence MNDRQNPYDPYYQQPQIIGYDEYGQPVYQQPQHVQPQAYDPYAPQQPQQTQQPHQQPQQADQGYGYDPYAQPQQPQHVQPQAYDPYAPQQPQQTQQPQQQAYGGYEGYGYDTGRQPAAVDTTQQWNIPQQAAAQPSPPAPAPASPEPEPEPAPGADAEPDAAVPGQRRADRDYRTEQFSFIEEPDEDSEDVIDWLKFTESRSERREEARRRGRHRMVALIVVVALVVVGGVGYLWSAGKIPGLSGSDKDNTAATGPQQRDVIVVHLHNTKKGGTSTALLVDNVTTKQGTTVLLPNSLAVADDDGATTTLGKSVEDDGATGTRDSIGTLLGTDISGTWRLDTPYLETLVDLVGNIEVDTDTEVPDTKKDASPLVKKGEAQTLSGRMAVAYATYRGPGEAETKQLMRFGEVMRGVLRKISDDPKAATVTVQTLAQILDPSLPEKDLGASLAKLAQHAKVGDYKTALLPVQADGSLTDAATESVVKDILGGTVKAPDADAAVRVGVKNATGNKDSTESAQIKLVNGGYTFVGGGTAEAVALSEVVYKTAADKEKATQVAKTLGLPADAVKQGKPAANADVSVLLGQNYKIK from the coding sequence GTGAACGACCGACAGAATCCGTACGACCCGTACTACCAGCAGCCGCAGATCATCGGCTACGACGAGTACGGGCAGCCGGTGTACCAGCAGCCGCAGCACGTCCAGCCGCAGGCGTACGACCCGTATGCGCCCCAGCAGCCGCAGCAGACCCAGCAGCCTCATCAGCAGCCGCAACAGGCGGACCAGGGGTACGGCTACGACCCGTACGCCCAGCCCCAGCAGCCGCAGCACGTCCAGCCGCAGGCGTACGACCCGTATGCGCCCCAGCAGCCGCAGCAGACCCAACAGCCCCAACAGCAGGCATACGGCGGCTACGAGGGCTATGGCTACGACACCGGCCGGCAGCCCGCCGCGGTCGACACCACCCAGCAGTGGAACATCCCGCAGCAGGCGGCCGCGCAGCCGTCCCCGCCCGCACCCGCACCGGCCTCGCCGGAACCCGAGCCCGAGCCCGCGCCCGGCGCCGACGCGGAGCCGGACGCGGCCGTCCCCGGGCAGCGCCGCGCCGACCGCGACTACCGCACCGAGCAGTTCTCCTTCATCGAGGAGCCCGACGAGGACTCAGAAGACGTCATCGACTGGCTGAAGTTCACCGAGAGCCGCAGTGAGCGGCGCGAGGAGGCACGGCGTCGCGGCCGCCACCGCATGGTCGCGCTCATAGTCGTGGTGGCCCTGGTCGTGGTCGGCGGTGTCGGCTACCTCTGGTCCGCCGGAAAGATTCCGGGCCTGTCCGGCTCGGACAAGGACAACACGGCGGCGACGGGCCCGCAGCAGCGGGACGTCATCGTGGTCCATCTGCACAACACGAAGAAGGGCGGCACCTCCACGGCGCTGCTCGTCGACAATGTGACGACCAAACAAGGCACCACCGTCCTGCTTCCCAACTCGCTCGCGGTCGCCGACGACGACGGCGCCACGACCACCCTCGGCAAGTCCGTCGAGGACGACGGCGCCACCGGCACCCGCGACTCCATCGGCACGCTGCTCGGCACCGATATCAGCGGTACGTGGCGGCTCGACACCCCGTACCTGGAGACCCTCGTCGATCTGGTCGGCAACATCGAGGTCGACACCGACACCGAGGTGCCCGATACGAAGAAGGACGCCTCCCCCCTGGTGAAGAAGGGCGAGGCGCAGACCCTGAGCGGCCGGATGGCCGTCGCGTACGCCACCTACCGGGGGCCGGGCGAGGCCGAGACGAAGCAGCTCATGCGGTTCGGGGAGGTCATGCGGGGCGTGTTGCGGAAGATCTCGGACGACCCGAAGGCCGCCACGGTCACCGTGCAGACGCTGGCACAGATCCTCGACCCGTCGCTTCCCGAGAAGGACCTGGGCGCCTCCCTGGCGAAGCTCGCCCAGCACGCCAAGGTCGGCGACTACAAGACGGCGCTGCTGCCGGTGCAGGCCGACGGATCACTCACCGACGCGGCCACCGAGAGCGTCGTCAAGGACATCCTGGGCGGCACGGTCAAGGCTCCCGACGCGGACGCGGCGGTGCGGGTCGGCGTCAAGAACGCCACCGGGAACAAGGACAGCACGGAGTCCGCTCAGATCAAGCTGGTCAACGGCGGCTACACCTTCGTCGGCGGTGGAACGGCCGAAGCCGTGGCACTGTCCGAGGTCGTCTACAAGACCGCGGCGGACAAGGAGAAGGCGACGCAGGTAGCCAAGACCCTGGGCCTGCCGGCGGACGCGGTGAAACAGGGCAAGCCCGCCGCGAACGCCGATGTGTCCGTCCTGCTCGGCCAGAACTACAAGATCAAATGA
- a CDS encoding histidine phosphatase family protein has translation MNGSGSGRGRRIVLWRHGQTAWNLERRFQGSTDIELTEAGVGQAQRAARLLASLKPDAIVASDLQRAAATAAELAAITGLEVAHDAGLRETYAGAWQGLTHEEIVGRYGEQYAAWKRGEAVRRGGGELETEVADRAAPVVLGHADKLPENGTLVVVSHGGTIRTTIGRLLGLEAHHWEGLGGLSNCCWSVLGEGARGWRLLEHNAGTLPEPVLGDDT, from the coding sequence CTGAACGGCAGCGGAAGCGGCAGGGGCCGCAGGATCGTTCTCTGGCGCCACGGCCAGACGGCATGGAATCTGGAGCGCAGGTTCCAGGGCTCCACGGACATCGAGCTCACCGAGGCCGGAGTCGGACAGGCCCAGCGGGCCGCCCGGCTGCTGGCCTCGCTGAAGCCGGACGCGATCGTCGCCTCCGATCTGCAGCGGGCGGCGGCCACCGCCGCCGAGCTCGCCGCGATCACCGGCCTCGAAGTCGCGCACGACGCGGGACTGCGCGAGACCTACGCGGGCGCCTGGCAAGGCCTCACCCATGAGGAGATCGTCGGGCGGTACGGCGAGCAGTACGCCGCGTGGAAGCGCGGTGAGGCCGTGCGCCGCGGTGGCGGTGAGCTGGAGACCGAGGTCGCCGACCGCGCAGCCCCGGTCGTGCTCGGACACGCCGACAAGCTGCCCGAGAACGGCACGCTCGTCGTGGTCAGCCACGGCGGCACCATCCGCACCACCATCGGCCGACTGCTGGGCCTGGAGGCGCACCACTGGGAAGGCCTCGGAGGGCTCTCCAACTGCTGCTGGTCGGTGCTGGGAGAGGGCGCGCGAGGCTGGCGCCTGCTGGAGCACAACGCCGGCACGCTGCCCGAGCCGGTGCTCGGCGACGACACCTAG
- a CDS encoding ComEA family DNA-binding protein, with the protein MTGPGGHIVVDVSGKVRRPGVLQLPSGARVADALRAAGGVRAGADLTGLNRARVLMDGEQIVVGAPSGPSAVGGTGGAAVGGGGSSSAGPVSLNTATVEQLDTLPGVGPVLAQHIVDYRAQHGGFRSVDELREVNGIGDRRFADLQPLVGP; encoded by the coding sequence ATGACAGGGCCGGGCGGACACATCGTCGTCGACGTGAGCGGAAAGGTGCGAAGGCCTGGTGTCCTTCAACTGCCATCCGGAGCAAGGGTCGCCGATGCGTTACGTGCGGCGGGCGGAGTCCGGGCCGGAGCGGACCTCACCGGGCTCAACCGGGCGCGGGTGCTCATGGACGGGGAGCAGATCGTGGTGGGCGCCCCATCCGGCCCCTCAGCCGTCGGCGGGACGGGAGGAGCGGCGGTGGGCGGCGGCGGGAGCTCTTCGGCCGGCCCGGTGAGCCTCAACACCGCGACCGTCGAGCAGTTGGACACGCTGCCCGGAGTCGGCCCGGTTCTCGCCCAGCACATCGTCGACTACCGCGCACAGCACGGCGGCTTCCGGTCCGTCGATGAACTGCGTGAGGTCAACGGAATCGGTGACCGACGGTTTGCCGACCTCCAACCGCTGGTGGGGCCATGA
- the leuS gene encoding leucine--tRNA ligase, whose translation MSETNSAAETAAPHRYTAAMAADIEARWQDFWDAEGTYEAPNPTGDLAGDPELAARSKKFIMDMFPYPSGAGLHVGHPLGYIATDVFARHQRMTGHNVLHTLGFDAFGLPAEQYAVQTGTHPRVSTEANIENMTAQLRRLGLGHDKRRSFATIESEYYKWTQWIFLQIFNSWYDTEADRARPITELVAQFESGARPTPDGRDWSALSAAERADILGEYRLAYASDAPVNWSPGLGTVLANEEVTADGRSERGNFPVFKAKLRQWNMRITAYADRLLNDLDGLDWPEAIKLQQRNWIGRSEGARVDFPVDGAGSITVFTTRQDTLFGATYMVLAPEHELVERIIPAAWPEGTHAVWTGGHATPAEAVTAYRKLAAAKSDVERQAEAKDKTGVFTGAYATNPVSGEKVPVFIADYVLMGYGTGAIMAVPAHDARDFAFARAFELPMRCVVEPSDDRGTDPAMWDDAFGSYEAKLVNSANDEISLDGLGVVDAKARITEWLTAHGVGAGTVNFRLRDWLFSRQRYWGEPFPIVYDEDGIAHPLPESMLPLELPEVDDYSPRTFDPDDADTQPETPLSRNADWVNVTLDLGDGNGPKKYRRETNTMPNWAGSCWYELRYLDPNNDQKLVDPAIEQYWMGPREGQPTGGVDLYVGGAEHAVLHLLYARFWSKVLHDLGHISSAEPFHKLYNQGMIQAFVYRDSRGIAVPAAEVEERDGKFYHQGEKVSRVLGKMGKSLKNAVTPDEICAEYGADTLRLYEMAMGPLDVSRPWDTRAVVGQYRLLQRLWRNVVDEETGEVTVVDTEPGEDTLRALHKAIDGVGQDMAGMRFNTAIAKVTELNNHLTKSGGPLSRSVAESLVLLVAPLAPHIAEELWRRLGHTESVVHQDFPVADPAYVVDETVTCVVQVKGKVKARLEISPSITDDELEALALADPAVVAALDGAGIRKVIVRAPKLVNIVPA comes from the coding sequence ATGAGCGAGACGAATTCCGCAGCCGAGACGGCTGCGCCGCACCGCTACACGGCGGCGATGGCCGCCGACATCGAGGCACGCTGGCAGGACTTCTGGGACGCCGAGGGCACGTACGAGGCGCCGAATCCGACCGGTGACCTGGCGGGCGATCCGGAGCTGGCCGCCAGGTCGAAGAAGTTCATCATGGACATGTTCCCGTACCCCTCGGGTGCGGGCCTGCACGTCGGTCATCCGCTGGGCTACATCGCCACCGATGTCTTCGCCCGCCACCAGCGGATGACCGGGCACAACGTGCTGCACACCCTGGGCTTCGACGCCTTCGGCCTGCCCGCCGAGCAGTACGCGGTGCAGACCGGCACGCACCCGCGGGTCTCCACCGAGGCCAACATCGAGAACATGACCGCTCAGCTGCGCCGGCTGGGCCTGGGCCACGACAAGCGCCGCTCGTTCGCCACGATCGAGTCGGAGTACTACAAGTGGACCCAGTGGATCTTCCTGCAGATCTTCAACTCCTGGTACGACACCGAGGCCGACCGGGCCCGCCCGATCACCGAGCTGGTCGCGCAGTTCGAGAGCGGTGCACGCCCCACCCCGGACGGTCGTGACTGGAGCGCGCTGAGCGCCGCCGAGCGCGCGGACATCCTGGGCGAGTACCGCCTGGCGTACGCCTCCGACGCGCCCGTCAACTGGTCGCCCGGCCTGGGCACCGTGCTGGCCAATGAAGAGGTGACGGCCGACGGCCGCTCCGAGCGCGGCAACTTCCCCGTCTTCAAGGCCAAGCTGCGCCAGTGGAACATGCGCATCACCGCTTACGCCGACCGGCTGCTGAACGACCTGGACGGGCTGGACTGGCCCGAGGCCATCAAGCTGCAGCAGCGCAACTGGATCGGGCGCTCCGAAGGCGCCCGCGTCGACTTCCCGGTCGACGGCGCCGGCAGCATCACCGTCTTCACCACCCGCCAGGACACCCTGTTCGGCGCCACCTACATGGTGCTGGCGCCCGAGCACGAGCTGGTCGAGCGGATCATTCCGGCCGCCTGGCCCGAGGGCACCCATGCGGTGTGGACCGGCGGACACGCGACCCCGGCCGAGGCCGTCACCGCCTACCGCAAGCTGGCCGCAGCCAAGTCCGACGTGGAGCGGCAGGCCGAGGCCAAGGACAAGACCGGCGTCTTCACCGGTGCGTACGCGACCAACCCGGTCAGCGGCGAGAAGGTTCCCGTCTTCATCGCCGACTACGTCCTGATGGGTTACGGCACCGGCGCGATCATGGCCGTACCGGCGCACGATGCGCGCGACTTCGCCTTCGCGCGCGCCTTCGAGCTGCCGATGCGCTGTGTCGTCGAGCCGTCGGACGACCGCGGCACGGACCCCGCGATGTGGGACGACGCCTTCGGCTCGTACGAAGCGAAGCTGGTCAACTCCGCCAATGACGAGATCTCGCTGGACGGCCTGGGCGTCGTCGACGCCAAGGCGAGGATCACCGAATGGCTGACGGCGCACGGCGTCGGTGCGGGCACCGTCAACTTCCGGCTCCGTGACTGGCTGTTCAGCCGCCAGCGCTACTGGGGCGAGCCCTTCCCGATCGTCTACGACGAGGACGGCATCGCCCACCCGCTGCCCGAGTCGATGCTGCCTCTGGAGCTGCCGGAGGTCGACGACTACTCGCCGCGCACCTTCGACCCCGACGACGCCGACACCCAGCCCGAGACCCCGCTGTCCCGGAACGCCGACTGGGTCAACGTCACCCTGGACCTGGGCGACGGCAACGGTCCGAAGAAGTACCGCCGCGAGACCAACACCATGCCCAACTGGGCCGGCTCCTGCTGGTACGAGCTGCGCTATCTGGACCCGAACAACGACCAGAAGCTGGTCGACCCGGCGATCGAGCAGTACTGGATGGGCCCCCGCGAGGGGCAGCCCACCGGCGGTGTCGACCTGTACGTCGGCGGTGCCGAGCACGCCGTGCTGCACCTGCTGTACGCCCGCTTCTGGTCCAAGGTGCTGCACGACCTGGGGCACATCTCGTCCGCGGAGCCGTTCCACAAGCTGTACAACCAGGGCATGATCCAGGCGTTCGTCTACCGGGACAGCCGCGGCATCGCGGTCCCGGCGGCCGAGGTCGAGGAGCGCGACGGAAAGTTCTACCACCAGGGCGAGAAGGTCAGCCGCGTCCTGGGCAAGATGGGCAAGTCCCTGAAGAACGCCGTCACGCCGGACGAGATCTGCGCCGAGTACGGGGCGGACACGCTGCGCCTGTACGAGATGGCGATGGGCCCGCTGGACGTGTCGCGGCCGTGGGACACGCGCGCCGTCGTCGGCCAGTACCGGCTGCTGCAGCGGCTGTGGCGCAATGTCGTCGACGAGGAGACCGGCGAGGTCACCGTCGTCGACACGGAGCCGGGCGAGGACACGCTGCGCGCGCTGCACAAGGCGATCGACGGAGTCGGCCAGGACATGGCCGGGATGCGCTTCAACACGGCGATCGCCAAGGTCACCGAGCTGAACAACCACCTGACCAAGTCGGGCGGCCCGCTGTCCCGGTCCGTCGCCGAGTCGCTGGTGCTGCTGGTGGCGCCGCTGGCACCGCACATCGCCGAGGAGCTGTGGCGCCGGCTGGGCCACACCGAGTCGGTCGTGCACCAGGACTTCCCGGTCGCCGATCCGGCGTACGTCGTGGACGAGACCGTGACCTGTGTCGTGCAGGTCAAGGGCAAGGTCAAGGCGCGCCTGGAGATCTCTCCGTCGATCACGGACGACGAGCTGGAGGCGCTGGCCCTGGCCGACCCGGCCGTGGTGGCGGCGCTGGACGGTGCGGGCATCCGCAAGGTCATCGTGCGGGCGCCGAAGCTGGTCAATATCGTCCCGGCGTGA